Proteins encoded in a region of the Streptomyces sp. NBC_01298 genome:
- a CDS encoding LacI family DNA-binding transcriptional regulator, with translation MAKDTPVPASPTSADVARLAGVSRATVSFVLNDTQGHRVGEAARARVLDAARQLGYVPHAAARSLRAGRSNLVLMPSSISAVGRLVSDWVDDLHSELERHGYTAVLHAGRFDNSLDAARAWAELRPAAVIALDGDRLTEQAADLLRRAGVRGLIAFAARPVPGVHTIGFDHALIGSTAAEHLIARGRTRIGVVMPQERGLGLFAEPRLIGAESVAARHMATVTPVELAYTRESATALARRWRSLGLDSVFAYNDEYAALLLHALRAEGISVPQDVAVMGSDDLLLSALQEPPLTSIRLQLASPAMVADAVHDLIETGTTAPVPDIEAILVQRETT, from the coding sequence ATGGCAAAAGACACTCCTGTTCCGGCGTCCCCGACCAGCGCCGACGTGGCCCGCCTCGCCGGGGTGTCCCGCGCCACGGTCTCATTCGTCCTCAACGACACCCAGGGCCACCGCGTCGGCGAAGCCGCCCGCGCGCGCGTCCTCGACGCCGCCCGGCAGCTGGGCTACGTACCGCACGCCGCGGCCCGGTCCCTGCGGGCCGGTCGCAGCAATCTCGTCCTGATGCCCTCGTCGATCTCAGCGGTCGGCCGCCTCGTCAGCGACTGGGTCGACGACCTGCACAGCGAGCTGGAGCGGCACGGCTACACCGCGGTCCTGCACGCCGGACGTTTCGACAATTCCCTCGACGCCGCCCGCGCCTGGGCCGAACTGCGTCCGGCGGCCGTCATCGCCCTCGACGGCGACCGCCTCACCGAGCAGGCCGCCGATCTGCTCCGGCGCGCCGGGGTACGGGGGCTGATCGCCTTCGCCGCCCGCCCCGTGCCCGGCGTGCACACCATCGGCTTCGACCACGCCCTCATCGGGAGCACCGCCGCCGAGCACCTGATCGCGCGCGGCCGGACCCGTATCGGCGTGGTCATGCCCCAGGAACGCGGCCTCGGCCTGTTCGCCGAGCCGAGGCTCATCGGCGCCGAATCGGTGGCCGCCCGCCACATGGCCACGGTGACTCCGGTGGAACTCGCCTACACCCGGGAGTCCGCGACCGCGCTGGCCCGGCGCTGGCGGAGCCTCGGGCTGGACTCCGTCTTCGCGTACAACGACGAGTACGCCGCCCTGCTCCTCCACGCGCTACGGGCCGAGGGGATCTCCGTACCGCAGGACGTGGCGGTCATGGGTTCCGACGACCTGCTCCTCTCCGCCCTCCAGGAACCCCCGCTGACCTCGATCCGCCTCCAACTGGCCTCCCCGGCCATGGTCGCCGACGCCGTGCACGACCTGATCGAAACGGGCACCACGGCGCCCGTACCGGACATAGAGGCGATCCTGGTCCAACGCGAAACCACCTGA
- a CDS encoding carboxylesterase/lipase family protein produces the protein MAPTPGPGHPMAHPPAGALLGAVEDGLTVFRAVPYAAPPVGELRWRPARPHPGWSGTRDATADGPSAPQMYMEGGDPVLGGHGSPPFDEDCLTLDIWTPAVDDARRPVLVWIHGGGFVSGSGSLPNYSGATFSRDGDLVVVSINYRIGPLGYLLTGTEDEPDGSGANHWLSDQLAALRWVRENISAFGGDPESITVAGQSGGAVSTAALAGLPEARGLIRRVILMSPPFGLDLPTPDAYREHTTAYLELAGVKTLAELRTLPWPELIAAMGGLFALTTRWGYWPTPFLPVIDGVTLPRHPALALLNGAAADIEVMIGWTREEANFGFALNEAYAAAGREQVTARIADTFGPEAAPGAYAAYERARPGGGPAGVLMDLITDELFRVPALRLAEARAASGRPVWAYQFDLPAAAYDGRLGAAHCLELPFAFANFDQWAHAPLTAGLDPAVRDGLAHTMHEAWIAFVRTGDPNHPDMPNWNPYEQDTRTTMRFDTVVGALDDLAGDSLRLHEGALSRPE, from the coding sequence ATGGCACCCACCCCAGGCCCCGGTCACCCCATGGCGCATCCGCCCGCGGGCGCGCTCCTCGGCGCGGTCGAGGACGGGCTGACCGTCTTCCGGGCCGTGCCCTACGCCGCGCCCCCGGTCGGCGAGCTGCGGTGGCGGCCCGCGCGGCCGCATCCGGGCTGGAGCGGCACCCGGGACGCGACCGCCGACGGGCCCAGCGCCCCGCAGATGTACATGGAGGGCGGTGACCCCGTCCTCGGCGGACACGGCTCGCCGCCCTTCGACGAGGACTGCCTGACCCTCGACATCTGGACCCCCGCGGTCGACGACGCCCGCCGACCGGTGCTGGTCTGGATCCACGGCGGCGGCTTCGTATCGGGCTCCGGGTCACTGCCGAACTACTCCGGCGCGACCTTCTCCCGCGACGGGGACTTGGTCGTCGTCAGCATCAACTACCGCATCGGCCCGCTCGGTTACCTCCTCACCGGCACCGAGGACGAGCCCGACGGCTCCGGCGCCAACCACTGGCTGAGCGACCAGCTCGCCGCCCTGCGCTGGGTACGGGAGAACATCTCCGCCTTCGGCGGCGACCCCGAATCGATCACCGTCGCGGGCCAGTCGGGCGGCGCGGTGTCCACGGCCGCCCTCGCGGGACTGCCCGAGGCCCGCGGACTGATCCGCCGGGTGATCCTGATGAGCCCGCCGTTCGGGCTGGACCTCCCCACCCCTGACGCCTACCGGGAGCACACCACCGCGTACCTGGAGCTCGCCGGGGTCAAGACCCTCGCCGAACTGCGCACCCTGCCGTGGCCCGAGCTGATCGCCGCCATGGGCGGGCTCTTCGCCCTGACGACGCGGTGGGGGTACTGGCCCACGCCGTTCCTGCCCGTGATCGACGGCGTCACCCTGCCCCGCCACCCGGCCCTGGCCCTGCTGAACGGCGCCGCCGCGGACATCGAGGTGATGATCGGCTGGACGCGGGAGGAGGCCAACTTCGGATTCGCCCTGAACGAGGCCTACGCCGCGGCCGGCCGGGAGCAGGTGACCGCCCGGATCGCGGACACCTTCGGCCCCGAAGCCGCCCCCGGCGCGTACGCGGCGTACGAGCGCGCCCGCCCGGGGGGCGGGCCCGCCGGCGTCCTGATGGACCTCATCACCGATGAGCTCTTCCGCGTGCCCGCCCTCCGGCTGGCCGAAGCGCGGGCCGCGTCGGGGCGTCCGGTGTGGGCCTATCAGTTCGACCTCCCGGCAGCCGCCTACGACGGCCGGCTCGGGGCCGCCCACTGTCTCGAACTTCCCTTCGCCTTCGCCAACTTCGACCAGTGGGCCCACGCTCCCCTGACGGCCGGGCTCGATCCCGCCGTCCGGGACGGGCTCGCGCACACCATGCACGAAGCCTGGATCGCCTTCGTCCGCACCGGCGACCCGAACCATCCGGACATGCCGAACTGGAACCCGTACGAGCAGGACACCCGCACCACCATGCGCTTCGACACCGTGGTCGGCGCGCTCGACGACCTCGCCGGGGATTCCCTGCGCCTGCACGAGGGAGCGCTCTCGCGACCCGAATAG
- a CDS encoding phosphatase PAP2 family protein has protein sequence MSGFPGHTVTQAPFPARPPRRPVPAAPPRHALTWGVALTLLSALTGLLLRLDERPFFQGLDDTWAASLKGSPADTASGFATVLDRLGGPLGTVVPLLLMGCLCMYGRWRSALFVFATTVVANMLVVLPLKQLADRPRPPHTWTLVNDGSYPSGQVFSAVALVIAAAVVLFPPGGRRWWWLFGGAYTGAMMWSRTWQHAQWLSDTFAGALAAVGACLLLWRAFAPLLETEAERMASDTLWM, from the coding sequence ATGTCCGGTTTCCCCGGCCACACCGTCACCCAGGCACCGTTCCCCGCCCGACCGCCCCGGCGCCCCGTCCCCGCGGCTCCGCCCCGCCACGCCCTCACCTGGGGTGTGGCGCTGACTCTGCTGTCCGCACTGACGGGACTGCTCCTGCGCCTGGACGAACGACCCTTCTTCCAAGGGCTCGACGACACGTGGGCCGCTTCGCTGAAGGGCTCGCCCGCCGACACCGCCAGCGGGTTCGCCACCGTGCTCGACCGCCTGGGCGGGCCGCTGGGCACGGTCGTTCCGCTGCTGCTGATGGGCTGCCTGTGCATGTACGGGCGCTGGCGGTCGGCACTCTTCGTCTTCGCCACGACCGTCGTGGCCAACATGCTCGTGGTGCTGCCGCTCAAACAGCTGGCCGACCGGCCGCGACCCCCGCACACCTGGACCCTGGTCAACGACGGCTCGTACCCGTCCGGCCAGGTCTTCAGCGCGGTGGCCCTGGTGATCGCCGCCGCGGTGGTGCTGTTCCCGCCGGGCGGCCGGCGCTGGTGGTGGCTGTTCGGCGGGGCCTACACCGGCGCCATGATGTGGAGCCGCACCTGGCAGCACGCCCAGTGGCTGAGCGACACCTTCGCGGGCGCCCTGGCGGCCGTGGGTGCCTGCCTGCTCCTGTGGCGGGCGTTCGCGCCCCTGCTGGAGACGGAGGCGGAACGCATGGCGTCCGACACCCTCTGGATGTGA